A genomic window from Mesosutterella faecium includes:
- the aroC gene encoding chorismate synthase — MSGSSMGRIFTVTNFGESHGPAIGCVVDGVPAGLELAASDIQQELDRRRPGTSRFVTQRREADAVEILSGLYEGRTTGSPVALLIRNTDQKSRDYSAIADKFRPGHADYGYFTKYGLRDPRGGGRSSARLTAPTVAAGAIAKKWLAREFGTVVRACVTQVGPVSFPVEDWAQTGANPFFAATARGEPLHEAAELLDQLRREGDSIGSRLRLEALHVPAGLGEPVYDRLDARLAFALMGLNAVKAVSIGEGFGVCGMRGSENNDEMTSGGFLTNHAGGILGGLSTGEPIVAELAVKPTPSIRREQRTRNEAGREVLISTTGRHDPCVGLRAAPVAEALAAMVLMDFALLARCAR, encoded by the coding sequence ATGTCAGGATCCTCGATGGGACGCATATTCACCGTGACCAACTTTGGGGAAAGCCATGGTCCGGCGATAGGCTGCGTCGTGGACGGCGTCCCCGCGGGCCTCGAGCTCGCTGCCTCGGACATCCAGCAGGAGCTCGACCGCCGCCGTCCCGGCACGAGCCGCTTTGTCACGCAGCGGCGCGAGGCCGACGCCGTGGAGATTCTCTCCGGGCTCTACGAGGGCCGCACCACGGGTTCGCCCGTCGCGCTGCTGATCCGCAACACAGACCAGAAAAGCCGGGACTACAGCGCGATCGCCGACAAGTTCCGGCCCGGACACGCCGACTACGGCTACTTCACGAAGTACGGCTTGCGCGACCCCCGGGGCGGCGGCCGAAGCAGCGCGAGGCTCACTGCCCCCACGGTCGCGGCCGGCGCGATCGCGAAAAAGTGGCTTGCGAGGGAGTTTGGCACGGTCGTCCGCGCCTGCGTGACCCAGGTGGGGCCGGTGAGCTTTCCGGTCGAGGACTGGGCGCAGACCGGCGCGAACCCCTTTTTTGCGGCCACTGCCCGCGGGGAGCCGCTGCATGAGGCCGCGGAGCTTCTTGATCAGCTTCGGCGCGAAGGCGACTCGATCGGCTCGAGGCTGCGGCTTGAGGCTCTTCACGTCCCCGCGGGGCTGGGAGAGCCCGTCTACGACAGGCTGGACGCGAGGCTCGCCTTCGCGCTCATGGGGTTGAACGCCGTGAAGGCGGTCTCGATCGGAGAGGGCTTCGGCGTCTGCGGCATGCGCGGCAGCGAAAACAACGACGAGATGACCTCCGGGGGCTTTCTCACGAACCACGCGGGCGGAATTCTGGGCGGGCTTTCGACCGGAGAGCCCATCGTGGCCGAGCTCGCAGTCAAGCCCACGCCCTCCATCCGCCGCGAGCAGCGGACGCGCAACGAGGCCGGGCGCGAGGTGCTCATCTCCACCACCGGCCGTCACGATCCCTGCGTGGGGCTGCGGGCCGCGCCGGTCGCCGAGGCGCTCGCCGCCATGGTGCTCATGGACTTCGCGCTTCTGGCCCGGTGCGCGCGCTGA
- the leuD gene encoding 3-isopropylmalate dehydratase small subunit: MQQFIRHTGLVCPLDRSNVDTDAIIPKQFLKSIYRTGYGPNLFDGWRYLDRGEPGMDNSRRPLNPDFVLNKPRYKGAEILLARKNFGCGSSREHAPWAILQYGFKAVIAPSFADIFYNNSLKNGLVLVTVDDKTLDRYFRDCEAHEGYRLTVDLERCVVVEPDGTETSFPFNEFRREAIMKGLDDIGITLSTQVDNIRAFEQKWLAEKPWLVKKFPAGLD; this comes from the coding sequence ATGCAGCAGTTCATTCGCCACACGGGGCTGGTCTGCCCGCTCGATCGCTCGAACGTCGACACGGACGCCATCATCCCCAAGCAGTTCCTGAAGTCGATCTACCGCACGGGCTACGGCCCGAACCTCTTCGACGGCTGGCGCTACCTCGACCGGGGCGAGCCCGGAATGGACAACAGCCGCCGGCCCCTCAACCCGGACTTTGTGCTGAACAAGCCCCGCTACAAGGGGGCCGAGATCCTGCTTGCCCGCAAGAACTTCGGCTGCGGATCCTCGCGCGAGCACGCGCCCTGGGCGATCCTGCAGTACGGCTTCAAGGCGGTGATCGCCCCGTCGTTTGCGGACATCTTCTACAACAATTCGCTCAAGAACGGGCTCGTGCTGGTCACGGTGGACGACAAGACCCTCGACCGGTATTTCCGCGACTGCGAGGCGCACGAGGGCTACAGGCTCACCGTGGACCTCGAGCGGTGCGTCGTGGTGGAGCCCGACGGCACGGAAACCTCCTTTCCCTTCAACGAGTTCCGCCGCGAGGCGATCATGAAGGGGCTGGACGACATCGGCATCACGCTCTCCACGCAGGTGGACAATATCCGCGCCTTCGAGCAGAAGTGGCTGGCCGAAAAGCCCTGGCTTGTGAAGAAATTCCCCGCCGGGCTTGACTGA
- the leuB gene encoding 3-isopropylmalate dehydrogenase has translation MTKKIAVLPGDGIGPEIMDQAVKVLKALGENFEYEYADVGGVAYARHGHPLPEQTLALAKSADAVLFGAVGDFKYDTLERSLRPEQAILGLRKNLNLFANLRPAVCYPELVSASTLKPEVVSGLDLVIVRELTGDVYFGQPRGRRLSPDGAFKGAEEGFDTMRYSRPEIERIAHVGFRTAMQRKKHVTCVDKSNVLETSQLWREVVTEVSKSYPEVKLDYLYVDNAAMQLVRAPTTLDVVLTGNLFGDILSDEAAMLTGSIGMLASASLNEKGTGLFEPSHGSAPDIAGKNIANPIATVESAAMMLRYAFHMDEQADRVENAIKSVLAAGIRTGDIWSEGCRRVSCSEMGDAIRDALR, from the coding sequence ATGACAAAGAAAATTGCAGTGCTCCCGGGCGACGGGATCGGTCCCGAAATCATGGATCAGGCCGTCAAGGTCCTCAAGGCCCTGGGCGAGAACTTCGAATACGAGTACGCCGACGTGGGCGGCGTCGCCTACGCCCGCCACGGGCACCCGCTGCCCGAGCAGACGCTCGCGCTCGCGAAGTCGGCCGACGCCGTGCTCTTTGGCGCCGTGGGCGACTTCAAGTACGACACGCTCGAGCGCAGCCTCCGCCCCGAGCAGGCGATTCTGGGACTGCGCAAGAACCTCAACCTCTTTGCGAACCTGAGGCCCGCGGTGTGTTATCCGGAGCTCGTGTCCGCCTCCACGCTCAAGCCCGAGGTGGTGAGCGGGCTCGATCTCGTGATCGTGCGCGAGCTCACGGGCGACGTCTACTTCGGGCAGCCCCGCGGCCGCCGGCTTTCTCCCGACGGAGCCTTCAAGGGCGCGGAAGAGGGCTTTGACACCATGCGCTACAGCCGCCCGGAGATCGAGCGCATCGCTCACGTGGGCTTCAGGACGGCCATGCAGAGGAAAAAGCATGTGACCTGCGTCGACAAGAGCAATGTGCTTGAAACCTCGCAGCTCTGGCGCGAGGTAGTGACCGAAGTCTCGAAGTCCTACCCCGAGGTGAAGCTCGACTACCTCTACGTCGACAACGCCGCGATGCAGCTCGTGCGCGCGCCCACCACGCTCGACGTGGTGCTCACCGGCAACCTCTTCGGCGACATCCTGTCCGACGAGGCCGCGATGCTCACCGGCTCGATCGGGATGCTCGCCTCGGCCTCGCTCAACGAAAAGGGCACCGGACTTTTCGAGCCCTCGCACGGCTCGGCCCCCGACATCGCGGGCAAGAACATCGCCAACCCGATCGCGACCGTCGAGTCCGCGGCGATGATGCTGCGCTACGCCTTCCATATGGACGAGCAGGCCGACCGCGTTGAAAACGCGATCAAATCCGTGCTCGCCGCCGGAATCCGCACCGGGGACATCTGGAGCGAGGGCTGCCGCAGGGTGAGCTGCTCGGAGATGGGCGACGCGATCCGCGACGCCCTGCGCTGA
- the leuC gene encoding 3-isopropylmalate dehydratase large subunit yields MTAKTLYDKLWDEHVVSAKADGTTVLYIDRHLIHEVTSPQAFEGLAEMKRRPWRMSSVVATTDHNTPTTGWEKGLDGIVDPVSKLQVTTLVDNMKKNPPAGFFPFLSRRQGVIHVMGPEEGATLPGMTVVCGDSHTSTHGAFATLAMGIGTSEVEHVLATQTLITRKNRNMLVRVEGELQKGVTAKDIALAFIGRVGTAGGTGCTIEFAGSAIRSLSMEGRMTLCNMAIEAGARSGLVAVDEKTIEYLKGRPLAPEGALWDQAVEYWKTLKSDPDAHYDLVVDMRAEEIEPMVSWGTSPEMVAPITGVVPDPKDQPDPVRREGWERALAYMDLKPGTPMTEISPDHVFLGSCTNGRYEDFKAAAEVIRRMGGRKAAGIVQALAVPGSGLVKEQCEREGLDRVFTEAGWEWRMPGCSMCLAMNADRLNAGERCASTSNRNFEGRQGRGSRTHLASPAMAAAAAMAGHFVDIRKILK; encoded by the coding sequence ATGACAGCCAAGACTCTCTACGACAAGCTCTGGGACGAGCACGTGGTGTCCGCCAAGGCGGACGGCACAACGGTTCTCTACATCGACCGCCACCTGATCCACGAGGTGACCTCTCCCCAGGCCTTCGAGGGGCTCGCCGAAATGAAGCGCAGGCCCTGGAGGATGAGCTCGGTCGTTGCAACGACCGACCACAACACGCCCACCACGGGCTGGGAGAAGGGACTCGACGGGATCGTGGATCCGGTCTCGAAGCTTCAGGTGACGACGCTCGTCGACAACATGAAGAAAAATCCTCCGGCGGGCTTCTTCCCGTTTCTGTCCCGCCGCCAGGGCGTGATCCACGTGATGGGGCCTGAAGAGGGGGCGACGCTGCCGGGCATGACCGTGGTCTGCGGCGACAGCCACACCTCGACGCACGGGGCGTTTGCCACGCTCGCGATGGGCATCGGCACCTCCGAGGTCGAGCACGTGCTCGCGACGCAGACCCTCATCACCCGCAAGAACCGCAACATGCTGGTGCGGGTGGAGGGCGAGCTGCAGAAGGGCGTCACCGCCAAGGACATCGCCCTCGCCTTCATCGGCAGGGTCGGCACGGCCGGCGGCACCGGCTGCACGATCGAGTTCGCGGGGTCGGCCATCAGGTCGCTTTCCATGGAAGGCCGCATGACGCTGTGCAACATGGCGATCGAGGCCGGGGCGCGCTCCGGGCTCGTCGCCGTTGACGAAAAGACGATCGAGTACCTGAAGGGCCGGCCGCTCGCGCCCGAGGGAGCCCTCTGGGACCAGGCGGTCGAGTACTGGAAGACGCTCAAATCCGACCCGGACGCGCACTACGACCTCGTGGTCGACATGCGGGCCGAGGAGATCGAGCCCATGGTGAGCTGGGGCACTTCCCCGGAGATGGTCGCCCCGATTACGGGCGTGGTTCCGGACCCGAAGGACCAGCCCGATCCGGTGAGGCGCGAGGGCTGGGAGCGGGCGCTCGCCTACATGGATCTGAAGCCCGGCACTCCGATGACCGAGATTTCCCCGGACCACGTGTTCCTCGGCTCCTGCACGAACGGCCGCTATGAGGACTTCAAGGCCGCGGCCGAAGTGATCCGCCGGATGGGCGGCCGGAAGGCTGCGGGCATCGTCCAGGCCCTCGCCGTTCCCGGCTCCGGCCTTGTAAAGGAGCAGTGCGAGCGCGAGGGGCTTGACCGGGTGTTCACCGAGGCCGGCTGGGAGTGGAGGATGCCGGGCTGCTCGATGTGTCTCGCGATGAACGCCGACCGGCTCAACGCGGGCGAGCGCTGCGCCTCGACCTCCAACCGCAACTTCGAGGGCCGGCAGGGCAGGGGCTCGCGCACGCACCTCGCCAGCCCGGCGATGGCGGCCGCGGCGGCCATGGCGGGCCACTTCGTGGACATTCGCAAGATTCTCAAGTAA